One genomic segment of Pseudonocardia sp. T1-2H includes these proteins:
- a CDS encoding histidine kinase has translation MLNRRLEQHFVYNSLNTIAAITRTDPARARELLLGFAELSRAADRADTGDIPLADELDAVRAYLSIEGARFGRRLAFSVGVEPGLDEVRIVPLQLLDAVKATVQQRIEPRPEGGRLAVRAAAAGNRCVVTVTDEGYPDPVVLRLPLPEAEAAPAPMAAP, from the coding sequence GTGCTGAACCGGCGGCTGGAACAGCACTTCGTCTACAACTCGCTGAACACGATCGCCGCGATCACCCGCACGGACCCCGCGCGCGCCCGCGAGCTGCTGCTCGGGTTCGCCGAGCTGAGCCGGGCGGCGGACCGTGCGGACACCGGGGACATCCCGCTGGCGGACGAGCTGGACGCCGTCCGCGCCTACCTCAGCATCGAGGGCGCCCGCTTCGGCCGCCGGCTGGCGTTCAGCGTGGGCGTGGAGCCGGGGCTCGACGAGGTCCGGATCGTGCCGCTGCAGCTGCTCGACGCCGTCAAGGCCACCGTGCAGCAGCGGATCGAGCCGCGTCCGGAGGGCGGCCGGCTGGCCGTCCGCGCCGCCGCCGCCGGGAACCGGTGCGTGGTCACGGTGACGGACGAGGGGTATCCGGACCCGGTCGTCCTCCGGCTCCCGCTGCCCGAGGCCGAGGCGGCGCCGGCCCCGATGGCCGCACCCTGA